Proteins from a genomic interval of Rosa chinensis cultivar Old Blush chromosome 2, RchiOBHm-V2, whole genome shotgun sequence:
- the LOC112187766 gene encoding mannan endo-1,4-beta-mannosidase 4: MPLLRTCIVLSSLVFFNIQQGNYCRGETQATSSSFAQTKGNHFVMNERSFYLNGFNAYWMMYMASDPSTRAKVTSAFKQASKYGMNIARTWAFSDGGSYRPLQSSPGSYNEDMFKGLDFVISEARNYGVHVILSLVNNFNDYGGKKQYVLWAKERGQAINNEDDFYNNTVVKGYYKDHVKTVLTRINSITGVAYRDDSTIFAWELMNEPRCQLDPSGTLLQQWVKEMAAHVKSIDSNHLLEIGLEGFYGGTTPEKKQFNPSNLEYGSDFIANNLIPEIDFASIHIYAEQWLRGASEEAQADFVDKWVGVHIEDCNSVVRKPLIMGEFGKSYKLPGYTIEKRNAYFEKLYDVVYRSASSNGACTGALFWQLLAQGMDNFKDGYDVVLEESPSTASVIAQQSHKLIEFTRQHSNVTKST; encoded by the exons ATGCCTTTGTTACGTACCTGTATTGTTTTATCTTCTTTAGTGTTCTTCAATATCCAGCAGGGAAATTATTGCAGAGGTGAAACCCAGGCTACCTCTAGTAGTTTTGCTCAAACAAAAGGAAACCATTTTGTTATGAATGAGAGATCATTCTACTTGAATGGGTTCAATGCATATTGGATGATGTACATGGCATCTGACCCCTCTACAAGGGCCAAGGTCACTTCTGCATTCAAACAAGCCTCCAAGTATGGTATGAACATTGCCAGAACTTGGGCTTTCAGCGATGGCGGTAGCTACAGACCCCTTCAGTCTTCTCCTGGTTCCTATAACGAAGACATGTTCAAG GGATTAGACTTTGTGATCTCAGAAGCTAGAAATTATGGTGTGCATGTGATACTGAGCTTGGTGAACAACTTCAACGATTATGGGGGGAAAAAGCAATATGTGCTGTGGGCAAAGGAACGTGGCCAAGCCATAAACAACGAAGACGACTTCTATAACAACACTGTTGTCAAAGGCTACTATAAAGATCACGTTAAG ACTGTTCTCACGAGAATCAACTCCATTACTGGGGTGGCTTACAGGGATGATTCAACCATTTTTGCTTGGGAATTAATGAACGAGCCTCGTTGTCAACTTGATCCCTCTGGAACCCTTCTCCAG CAATGGGTGAAAGAAATGGCTGCTCACGTCAAGTCCATTGATAGTAACCATTTACTGGAGATAGGGCTTGAAGGATTCTATGGTGGAACAACCCCGGAAAAGAAGCAGTTCAATCCTAGTAACCTAGAATATGGGTCTGATTTCATAGCCAATAACTTGATTCCCGAGATTGACTTTGCCTCGATTCATATATACGCTGAGCAATG GTTACGAGGGGCAAGTGAAGAGGCACAAGCTGATTTTGTGGACAAATGGGTCGGAGTACACATTGAAGACTGTAACTCAGTGGTAAGAAAACCACTAATTATGGGGGAGTTTGGCAAATCTTACAAACTGCCAGGGTACACCATAGAAAAGAGGAACGCCTACTTCGAAAAACTTTACGACGTCGTCTACCGCAGCGCAAGCAGTAACGGAGCATGCACAGGTGCGCTTTTCTGGCAGCTGCTTGCTCAAGGAATGGATAACTTCAAAGACGGATATGATGTCGTTCTGGAGGAGAGCCCTTCCACGGCTAGTGTGATTGCTCAACAATCTCACAAGCTAATCGAGTTCACCAGGCAACATAGTAATGTTACAAAAAGTACTTGA
- the LOC112189478 gene encoding uncharacterized protein PFB0765w-like codes for MKDIIDSLEEATTQTSLSQEENQKTQDLLKKLTEENEKLARQNDRYWEMLDKAFEEDNIATRKIQILQNKLLKKWKVFTTIEKEKKNLEDVIEQQRETIHNLKNELLEMERKLLEKDMLDSQEDLRKDDIKTVKVMVRMVKMVRKRVEKELMVKMVETIMKTKKKNLK; via the coding sequence ATGAAGGACATAATAGACTCGTTGGAAGAAGCAACAACTCAGACAAGTCTCTCACAAgaagaaaaccagaaaactcAAGACTTGCTGAAGAAGTTGACCGAAGAGAATGAAAAGCTAGCAAGGCAGAATGATAGATATTGGGAGATGTTGGACAAAGCCTTTGAGGAAGACAATATAGCAACAAGGAAGATACAGATCTTGCAGaacaaattgttgaagaagTGGAAAGTTTTTACAACCattgagaaggaaaaaaagaacttgGAGGACGTCATTGAGCAGCAGAGAGAAACGATACACAATCTGAAAAATGAATTGCTGGAAATGGAAAGAAAGCTACTGGAGAAGGATATGTTGGATTCTCAAGAGGATTTACGGAAAGATGATATAAAAACAGTAAAAGTGATGGTGAGGATGGTGAAGATGGTGAGGAAGAGGGTGGAGAAGGAGCTGAtggtgaagatggtggagaCGATAAtgaagacaaagaagaagaacctGAAGTGA